GCTCCTGCCCTCATTGTTTATCCCCACAAGCCTTCTAATTCACCGAGTCTGGAGCCTATCGCTGAAGAGGATGACGAGGAATTCGATCAGGATGATTCCCAGTCTTAGCTAATTTAATGCATTTGATCCCAATGAAGTGTTGCTGAATCccaaatgcatgtaaaacattCATGTT
This genomic interval from Juglans regia cultivar Chandler chromosome 3, Walnut 2.0, whole genome shotgun sequence contains the following:
- the LOC118348068 gene encoding uncharacterized protein LOC118348068; translation: MAKKITNMITSWIEVAPALIVYPHKPSNSPSLEPIAEEDDEEFDQDDSQS